The following are encoded together in the Malaya genurostris strain Urasoe2022 chromosome 3, Malgen_1.1, whole genome shotgun sequence genome:
- the LOC131436185 gene encoding WD repeat-containing protein 48 homolog isoform X2: MLTHKNNQGGRKKMQVSFVIRDAEEKRHRNGVNALQLDPLNGRLYSAGRDAIIRVWNSTQTSTQEPYIQSMEHHNDWVNDIVLCCGGRNLISASCDTTVKVWNAHKGFCMSTLRTHRDYVQALAYAKDREQVASAGLDKAIFLWDVNTLTALTASNNTVTTSSITGSKDSIYSLAMNPSGTIIVSGSTENTLRIWDPRTCNKIAKLKGHTENVKALVVSEDGTQVVSGSSDGKIKLWSIGQQRCIQTISVHSEGVWALLMTDNFSHVISGSRDKKIIMTELRNLSNSVLICEEQAPVLSLCYNIDQTGVWATTWNSDVRCWKLNKTDKLSNYNYSSNSSINSNSGPVVVDGSATANSTAAVGSTNAASASGGTQGMGYEVACIKGGAAIKKYHVLNDKRFMLTKDSEQNVAIYDVLKVKKVEDLDKVDYEEEIKKRSQRVYVPNWFTVDLKTGMPTIVLGQDEVDCFAAWVSAEAGLSEHAESGTDPKVNYGSLLLQALLEYWKPPPPHHHLQGGPDMENGCDGDIRGNEYFTVPKHTPIIFSEVGGRNVCRLLVKDAAGETESSLLSETVPSWVTNVVIERTIPKFIKLPFYLLAHPSMLKQDRSKKERLIANEFIQCRKVCEHVLEKVLGTELPPSTGNSNSSQNNSQSDANSEGSQVPAEERIELLCNDVVCDPNMDLRTVRHFIWKQSSDLTFHYRTKSN; encoded by the exons ATGTTGACGCATAAAAACAATCAAGGTGGTCGGAAGAAGATGCAG GTATCGTTCGTAATTCGCGATGCAGAAGAGAAACGACACCGCAACGGAGTCAATGCCCTCCAGCTGGACCCGCTGAACGGTCGGCTTTATTCTGCCGGTCGTGACGCCATCATTCGAGTGTGGAATTCAACACAAACCTCTACCCAGGAACCGTACATTCAAAGTATGGAACATCACAACGATTGGGTGAACGACATTGTTCTGTGTTGTGGCGGAAGGAATT TGATCAGTGCCAGTTGTGACACCACGGTCAAAGTATGGAACGCTCACAAAGGATTTTGTATGTCGACGCTCCGAACGCATCGGGATTACGTACAGGCACTAGCTTACGCCAAGGATCGCGAGCAGGTGGCTAGTGCCGGACTGGACAAGGCGATATTCTTGTGGGACGTCAATACTCTAACAGCACTGACGGCTTCTAATAATACTGTTACGA CATCGAGCATTACGGGATCGAAAGATTCGATCTACAGCCTGGCGATGAATCCTTCCGGGACGATTATTGTTAGTGGTTCTACCGAGAATACGCTTCGCATTTGGGACCCCCGAACGTGTAACAAAATTGCCAAACTGAAAGGCCACACGGAAAATGTGAAGGCTCTGGTAGTTTCCGAAGATGGTACGCAGGTCGTATCCGGTAGCTCTGATGGGAAGATAAAACTGTGGAGCATCGGCCAGCAGCGCTGCATTCAGACAATCAGTGTTCACTCGGAAG GTGTTTGGGCTCTGCTCATGACGGACAACTTTTCGCATGTGATCTCCGGTAGCAgggataaaaaaatcattatgacCGAATTGCGCAATCTATCGAATAGCGTACTGATTTGTGAGGAACAGGCACCGGTACTGAGTTTGTGCTACAACATCGATCAAACCGGTGTGTGGGCTACGACCTGGAATAGCGACGTCCGTTGCTGGAAACTGAACAAGACAGATAAATTAAGTAACTACAACTACAGCAGCAACAGTAGCATCAACAGTAACAGTGGACCAGTTGTCGTGGATGGAAGTGCAACGGCGAATTCTACGGCCGCCGTCGGTTCAACAAATGCTGCTAGTGCTAGCGGAGGAACTCAGGGTATGGGTTATGAAGTGGCTTGCATTAAAGGGGGAGCAGCGATTAAGAAGTATCATGTGTTAAACGATAAGAGGTTTATGCTGACGAAAGACAGCGAACAGAATGTAGCAATATATGACGTGCTGAAGGTGAAAAAAGTGGAAGATTTAGACAAAGTGGACTACGAAGAGGAAATCAAGAAACGCAGTCAGAGGGTTTACGTTCCAAATTGGTTTACGGTGGATTTAAAAACAGGG ATGCCTACAATCGTTCTGGGTCAGGATGAGGTGGATTGTTTTGCGGCTTGGGTGTCGGCAGAGGCTGGTCTTTCCGAGCATGCTGAGTCGGGCACGGATCCAAAAGTGAACTACGGAAGCCTTTTGCTGCAAGCCTTGCTAGAATATTGGAAGCCTCCTCCACCACATCATCACCTACAGGGCGGTCCGGATATGGAGAACGGTTGCGATGGAGACATTCGTGGGAATGAATATTTCACTGTACCGAAACATACTCCGATTATATTCAGTGAAGTTGGCGGCCGAAACGTTTGTCGGCTGCTGGTGAAGGATGCTGCTGGGGAAACGGAAAGCTCCCTACTCAGCGAAACTGTTCCGTCCTGGGTGACGAACGTTGTGATCGAACGTACGATTCCCAAGTTTATCAAGCTTCCCTTCTACCTGTTGGCGCACCCTTCCATGCTGAAGCAGGATCGCAGCAAAAAG GAACGGCTGATCGCCAACGAGTTCATCCAGTGTCGGAAAGTGTGCGAGCACGTGCTGGAAAAGGTACTCGGTACCGAGCTTCCGCCCAGTACCGGAAACTCCAACTCGTCTCAGAACAACAGCCAAAGTGATGCCAACTCCGAGGGTAGCCAGGTACCGGCCGAAGAGCGGATTGAACTACTGTGCAATGATGTG gtGTGCGATCCCAACATGGACCTCCGGACAGTGCGACATTTTATCTGGAAACAGTCGTCGGACTTGACTTTTCATTATCGAACCAAGTCAAACTAG
- the LOC131436185 gene encoding WD repeat-containing protein 48 homolog isoform X1 yields MLTHKNNQGGRKKMQVSFVIRDAEEKRHRNGVNALQLDPLNGRLYSAGRDAIIRVWNSTQTSTQEPYIQSMEHHNDWVNDIVLCCGGRNLISASCDTTVKVWNAHKGFCMSTLRTHRDYVQALAYAKDREQVASAGLDKAIFLWDVNTLTALTASNNTVTTSSITGSKDSIYSLAMNPSGTIIVSGSTENTLRIWDPRTCNKIAKLKGHTENVKALVVSEDGTQVVSGSSDGKIKLWSIGQQRCIQTISVHSEGVWALLMTDNFSHVISGSRDKKIIMTELRNLSNSVLICEEQAPVLSLCYNIDQTGVWATTWNSDVRCWKLNKTDKLSNYNYSSNSSINSNSGPVVVDGSATANSTAAVGSTNAASASGGTQGMGYEVACIKGGAAIKKYHVLNDKRFMLTKDSEQNVAIYDVLKVKKVEDLDKVDYEEEIKKRSQRVYVPNWFTVDLKTGMPTIVLGQDEVDCFAAWVSAEAGLSEHAESGTDPKVNYGSLLLQALLEYWKPPPPHHHLQGGPDMENGCDGDIRGNEYFTVPKHTPIIFSEVGGRNVCRLLVKDAAGETESSLLSETVPSWVTNVVIERTIPKFIKLPFYLLAHPSMLKQDRSKKLDLINQERLIANEFIQCRKVCEHVLEKVLGTELPPSTGNSNSSQNNSQSDANSEGSQVPAEERIELLCNDVVCDPNMDLRTVRHFIWKQSSDLTFHYRTKSN; encoded by the exons ATGTTGACGCATAAAAACAATCAAGGTGGTCGGAAGAAGATGCAG GTATCGTTCGTAATTCGCGATGCAGAAGAGAAACGACACCGCAACGGAGTCAATGCCCTCCAGCTGGACCCGCTGAACGGTCGGCTTTATTCTGCCGGTCGTGACGCCATCATTCGAGTGTGGAATTCAACACAAACCTCTACCCAGGAACCGTACATTCAAAGTATGGAACATCACAACGATTGGGTGAACGACATTGTTCTGTGTTGTGGCGGAAGGAATT TGATCAGTGCCAGTTGTGACACCACGGTCAAAGTATGGAACGCTCACAAAGGATTTTGTATGTCGACGCTCCGAACGCATCGGGATTACGTACAGGCACTAGCTTACGCCAAGGATCGCGAGCAGGTGGCTAGTGCCGGACTGGACAAGGCGATATTCTTGTGGGACGTCAATACTCTAACAGCACTGACGGCTTCTAATAATACTGTTACGA CATCGAGCATTACGGGATCGAAAGATTCGATCTACAGCCTGGCGATGAATCCTTCCGGGACGATTATTGTTAGTGGTTCTACCGAGAATACGCTTCGCATTTGGGACCCCCGAACGTGTAACAAAATTGCCAAACTGAAAGGCCACACGGAAAATGTGAAGGCTCTGGTAGTTTCCGAAGATGGTACGCAGGTCGTATCCGGTAGCTCTGATGGGAAGATAAAACTGTGGAGCATCGGCCAGCAGCGCTGCATTCAGACAATCAGTGTTCACTCGGAAG GTGTTTGGGCTCTGCTCATGACGGACAACTTTTCGCATGTGATCTCCGGTAGCAgggataaaaaaatcattatgacCGAATTGCGCAATCTATCGAATAGCGTACTGATTTGTGAGGAACAGGCACCGGTACTGAGTTTGTGCTACAACATCGATCAAACCGGTGTGTGGGCTACGACCTGGAATAGCGACGTCCGTTGCTGGAAACTGAACAAGACAGATAAATTAAGTAACTACAACTACAGCAGCAACAGTAGCATCAACAGTAACAGTGGACCAGTTGTCGTGGATGGAAGTGCAACGGCGAATTCTACGGCCGCCGTCGGTTCAACAAATGCTGCTAGTGCTAGCGGAGGAACTCAGGGTATGGGTTATGAAGTGGCTTGCATTAAAGGGGGAGCAGCGATTAAGAAGTATCATGTGTTAAACGATAAGAGGTTTATGCTGACGAAAGACAGCGAACAGAATGTAGCAATATATGACGTGCTGAAGGTGAAAAAAGTGGAAGATTTAGACAAAGTGGACTACGAAGAGGAAATCAAGAAACGCAGTCAGAGGGTTTACGTTCCAAATTGGTTTACGGTGGATTTAAAAACAGGG ATGCCTACAATCGTTCTGGGTCAGGATGAGGTGGATTGTTTTGCGGCTTGGGTGTCGGCAGAGGCTGGTCTTTCCGAGCATGCTGAGTCGGGCACGGATCCAAAAGTGAACTACGGAAGCCTTTTGCTGCAAGCCTTGCTAGAATATTGGAAGCCTCCTCCACCACATCATCACCTACAGGGCGGTCCGGATATGGAGAACGGTTGCGATGGAGACATTCGTGGGAATGAATATTTCACTGTACCGAAACATACTCCGATTATATTCAGTGAAGTTGGCGGCCGAAACGTTTGTCGGCTGCTGGTGAAGGATGCTGCTGGGGAAACGGAAAGCTCCCTACTCAGCGAAACTGTTCCGTCCTGGGTGACGAACGTTGTGATCGAACGTACGATTCCCAAGTTTATCAAGCTTCCCTTCTACCTGTTGGCGCACCCTTCCATGCTGAAGCAGGATCGCAGCAAAAAG CTTGATCTAATCAACCAGGAACGGCTGATCGCCAACGAGTTCATCCAGTGTCGGAAAGTGTGCGAGCACGTGCTGGAAAAGGTACTCGGTACCGAGCTTCCGCCCAGTACCGGAAACTCCAACTCGTCTCAGAACAACAGCCAAAGTGATGCCAACTCCGAGGGTAGCCAGGTACCGGCCGAAGAGCGGATTGAACTACTGTGCAATGATGTG gtGTGCGATCCCAACATGGACCTCCGGACAGTGCGACATTTTATCTGGAAACAGTCGTCGGACTTGACTTTTCATTATCGAACCAAGTCAAACTAG